The Oryzias melastigma strain HK-1 linkage group LG13, ASM292280v2, whole genome shotgun sequence genome window below encodes:
- the cbln20 gene encoding cerebellin 20 gives MRVVVLLCLLCVSANGQYDWDGPGRVAPDSGSNDGNACNVDQASCGCCLMLQEMNRLKTYFDTTLTDLEEDFRKTNQSLSTLKAKRASFTAALYTGDNFRCFGPFATNSVIVYKNVFLNLGAAYSTETGLFTVPFSGVYSLAVTSYSDSGSPGFTLAICSSLQVNGKTVAAAKDFNTNDKEDSTTIVVALQLTAGDKVSVSLAKGCFLCDDNSHYNTFSAFLLHTTE, from the exons ATGCGAG TTGTTGTGCTGCTCTGCCTGCTGTGTGTCTCTGCGAACGGCCAGTATGACTGGGACGGACCTGGACGTGTCGCTCCGGATTCTGGCAGCAATGACGGCAACG CCTGCAACGTGGACCAGGCGTCCTGTGGATGCTGCCTCATGCTGCAAGAGATGAACCGCCTCAAGACGTACTTTGACACAACTCTGACTGACCTCGAGGAGGATTTTAGAAAGACAAACCAAAGTCTGAGCACACTCAAAG ctAAACGCGCCTCCTTCACTGCTGCTCTGTACACTGGAGATAATTTCAGATGTTTCGGGCCTTTTGCCACCAACAGCGTCATCGTCTACAAAAACGTCTTCCTTAACCTTGGCGCGGCCTACAGCACGGAAACCGGACTCTTCACCGTCCCCTTCTCTGGCGTCTACAGCCTGGCCGTCACCTCCTACAGTGACTCCGGCTCTCCCGGTTTCACGCTGGCGATATGCTCCAGTCTGCAGGTCAACGGCAAAACAGTGGCAGCAGCCAAAGACTTCAACACGAACGACAAGGAGGACAGCACCACCATCGTCGTGGCGCTGCAGCTGACGGCTGGAGACAAAGTGTCGGTCAGCCTGGCCAAAGGCTGCTTCCTGTGTGACGACAACAGCCACTACAACACCTTCAGCGCCTTCCTGCTCCACACCACTGAATGA
- the LOC112136461 gene encoding complement C1q-like protein 2, translated as MRGFVLLCLLHAALGDMNFGWNGPASTTPGAERNLVPVCNSGQESCGCCMMQKQINRVEQFFNYSVQELKTQLMNSKTNLNYMRASRSAFSVALNNANTLTCQGPFNADKTIIYKNVFLNLGSNYDDQTGVFTAPRAGVYSFSITIYSLAAAGKAQTSCASLRVNGNEVAPLSERNGKDREDSSTVVAAVQLKAGDKVTASLLQGCDICDDVNHYNTFTAFLLYATDKA; from the exons ATGAGAG GTTTTGTGCTGCTTTGTCTGCTGCATGCAGCTTTGGGGGACATGAACTTTGGCTGGAATGGACCTGCTTCTACAACACCAGGAGCAGAACGGAATCTGGTCCCAG tttgcaaCAGCGGCCAGGAGTCGTGCGGCTGCTGTATGATGCAGAAGCAGATCAACAGGGTGGAGCAGTTCTTTAACTACAGCGTCCAGGAATTGAAAACGCAGCTGATGAATTCAAAGACGAACCTGAACTACATGAGAG ccaGCCGCAGTGCCTTCTCGGTCGCTCTGAACAACGCCAACACCTTGACCTGCCAGGGCCCCTTCAACGCCGACAAAACCATCATCTACAAAAACGTCTTCCTTAACCTGGGGAGCAACTACGACGATCAGACCGGCGTCTTCACCGCCCCCCGCGCTGGCGTCTATAGCTTCTCCATTACCATCTACAGCCTGGCGGCTGCCGGCAAAGCCCAGACCAGCTGTGCCAGCCTGCGGGTCAACGGCAACGAGGTGGCACCCCTCAGCGAGAGAAACGGCAAGGACAGAGAAGACAGCAGCACGGTGGTCGCAGCCGTGCAGCTGAAGGCCGGAGACAAGGTGACGGCCAGTCTGCTGCAAGGATGCGACATCTGTGACGACGTCAACCACTACAACACCTTCACCGCCTTCCTGCTGTATGCCACCGACAAAGCATAG
- the ftr86 gene encoding finTRIM family, member 86 produces MMSAWSGEDSFACPVCLDILKDPSTLPCGHSYCLSCIQSHFDKELSKGQYSCPQCRQIFNPRPSLARSTVLAEAMEKLRTGSFREGSNAAAAPSAPPSMPIYLEVLPAVQPRKDSVYPQLPPVETKLCPQHNRPLDLFCLEDKECVCEGCCQYGHRGHRVLKQQDERKERQKEIIQMQAEVQRRIQETEKNLSMLPHAARQHKAMMQALERESSGVFSELVKNLTQTGAQIAELLGSHESSLGNDVEGQIQRLEQEVAQLHWRSEELKRLADMQDNVCFLKNFFLMEPLEPKDGAAESVLSQEEAIATSLRSVIKELQESIQNVSKTSIDKIDKLVNCKSVAPTPNGVGAAEAAAEAAAAAAAPALPDYSGGATASAAEATNPPPLPPLRTLPQTQVMEPPRVGRSASHQASPSCPPFPPPRPRASLNIPGGYMNPEPKTREEMLKFRFEPTFDPNTAYRHVHVSDHHKAILKGENLNPPDHPDRFTFWRQVLCKEPLAGSPYYWEVEWTGKKVTIGVAYREMARDSNDNSSRLGHNGLSWGLYWSGTGFSFWHNNQEKLLGAPKARRIGIYLDQHVGILSFHSIANNKATLIHRHQTQFTGALYPGFRFWSGVGDTVTICQLD; encoded by the exons ATGATGTCTGCTTGGTCCGGGGAGGACAGCTTCGCCTGTCCGGTGTGCCTGGACATCTTGAAGGACCCTTCAACTCTGCCATGTGGACACTCCTACTGCCTATCCTGCATCCAGAGTCACTTTGACAAGGAGCTCAGCAAGGGTCAGTACAGCTGCCCCCAGTGTAGGCAGATCTTCAACCCTCGGCCTTCTTTGGCCAGAAGCACGGTGCTGGCAGAGGCCATGGAGAAGCTGAGGACCGGCAGCTTCAGGGAAGGCTCCAACGCAGCCGCCGCCCCCTCAGCCCCGCCATCAATGCCTATTTATCTAGAGGTTCTACCAGCTGTGCAGCCAAGGAAGGACAGCGTATACCCCCAGCTTCCTCCAGTGGAAACCAAACTCTGCCCTCAACACAACCGGCCTCTGGATCTGTTCTGCTTGGAGGACAAAGAGTGTGTCTGTGAGGGCTGCTGCCAGTATGGACACAGGGGTCACCGTGTGCTCAAACAACAGGacgaaagaaaagaaagacag AAAGAGATTATTCAGATGCAGGCAGAGGTGCAGAGGAGAATCCAGGAGACAGAAAAGAATCTCAGCATGCTCCCACATGCTGCTCGTCAACACAAG GCCATGATGCAAGCGCTGGAACGAGAGAGCTCAGGTGTTTTCTCCGAGTTGGTCAAAAACTTGACTCAAACCGGAGCTCAAATCGCCGAGCTCCTCGGTAGCCATGAAAGCAGCTTGGGGAACGACGTGGAGGGCCAGATCCAGAGACTTGAGCAGGAGGTGGCGCAGCTTCATTGGAGGAGTGAGGAGCTGAAAAGGCTGGCTGACATGCAGGACAATGTTTGCTTCTTGAAG aatttCTTCCTGATGGAGCCGCTGGAGCCAAAAGATGGTGCAGCAGAGTCGGTGTTGAGTCAGGAGGAAGCCATTGCAACCTCACTTCGTTCAGTCATCAAAGAACTACAAGAGTCCATACAGAACGTATCCAAAACCAGCATAGACAAGATCGACAAACTAG TGAACTGTAAATCTGTGGCTCCAACTCCCAACGGTGTGGGAGCGgctgaagcagcagctgaagcagcagcagcagcagcagctccagctctCCCTGACTACTCTGGCGGGGCCACAGCGAGCGCCGCAG AGGCAACAAATCCTCCACCTTTGCCACCTCTACGTACTTTACCTCAAACTCAAG TGATGGAACCGCCCAGAGTGGGGCGCTCTGCAAGTCATCAAG CCTCACCCTCATGTCCACCCTTCCCGCCTCCTCGGCCTCGAG CCTCCCTAAACATACCTGGTGGTTACATGAATCCAGAGCCTAAAACTAGAGAGGAGATGTTGAAAT TTCGCTTCGAGCCTACCTTTGACCCCAACACGGCATATCGCCACGTGCACGTGTCAGACCACCACAAGGCCATTCTGAAAGGAGAGAACCTGAACCCACCGGATCATCCCGACCGCTTCACGTTCTGGAGACAGGTTCTATGCAAGGAGCCCCTGGCGGGCAGCCCTTACTACTGGGAGGTGGAATGGACCGGCAAGAAG GTGACCATTGGTGTAGCTTACAGGGAGATGGCGCGGGATTCCAACGACAACAGCAGTCGTTTGGGCCATAACGGATTGTCGTGGGGACTGTACTGGTCTGGAACTGGCTTCTCATTCTGGCACAATAACCAGGAGAAACTGCTGGGCGCACCCAAAGCCAGAAGGATCGGCATTTACCTGGACCAGCACGTGGGGATTCTGAGCTTTCACAGCATCGCCAACAACAAGGCGACCCTCATCCATCGGCACCAGACGCAGTTTACTGGGGCACTGTACCCAGGGTTTAGGTTTTGGTCAGGGGTAGGAGATACTGTGACTATTTGCCAACTGGACTGA
- the nudt8 gene encoding nucleoside diphosphate-linked moiety X motif 8 isoform X1: MFRNPQVQTWTCSIRSLLLREPPLFSEQAAYRHSGASQVEDRRENGGRRTDDAGSSSSNQTSHSSTRLPSFSSSETLTSKATLSPQKHNHSVSFFWECFIRRTFFQQFLNLSHLLLSWIHHADFHISPVRPRHRRDTAFSSSMHTRWILGQLQSKAVGHSFHQSRAAHHAAPRVAHTWRDCLSAENENRCRQNLQPNWDLYDSSKAAKGQRQETSPNRWASVLVALCCIGEEPSVLFTLRSCTLKGRHKGDVSFAGGKSDPSDKDVVATALREAREELGISVPREKVWGILKPLRDMSGMMIVPVLANLGPLEELTFKPNPEEVEEVFTLSLSHLCNPQNRGYTHFRTGDKYGYTLPVFRNGKHRVWGLTAVALDHTLKLIVP, translated from the exons atgTTTCGAAATCCTCAAGTCCAGACCTGGACATGCTCCATCAGATCTCTGCTGCTGAGAGAGCCCCCGCTTTTCTCTGAGCAAGCTGCTTATAGGCATTCTGGAGCGAGTCAAGTGGAGGACAGGAGAGAAAACGGAGGAAGAAGAACAGATGATGCTGGGTCATCTTCATCCAACCAGACTTCACACTCCTCAACCCGGTTGCCTTCATTTAGTTCCTCTGAAACCCTCACTTCCAAAGCGACGTTAAGTCCTCAAAAACACAATCATAGTGTGAGTTTTTTCTGGGAATGTTTCATCAGAAGGACTTTCTTCCAACAGTTTTTGAACCTCAGCCACCTTTTACTTAGTTGGATTCATCACGCTGACTTTCATATTTCACCAGTCCGTCCACGTCACAGACGGGACACTGCCTTCAGTTCATCTATGCACACACGGTGGATTCTAGGCCAGCTCCAAAGCAAAGCAGTGGGTCATAGTTTTCACCAAAGCAGAGCTGCACACCATGCTGCCCCCCGTGTGGCACACACCTGGAGAGactgtctgtctgcagagaatGAGAACCGCTGTCGGCAGAACCTGCAGCCCAACTGGGATCTGTACGACTCCAGCAAGGCGGCGAAAGGGCAGAGACAGGAGACGAGCCCCAATAGATGGGCCTCCGTCCTGGTGGCTCTGTGCTGCATCGGGGAGGAGCCGTCTGTTCTCTTCACTCTGCGCTCCTGCACGTTGAAGGGCAGACACAAAGGAGATGTCAG ttttgctgGAGGAAAAAGCGACCCGTCAGACAAAGACGTGGTGGCCACAGCACTCCGGGAAGCCCGGGAGGAGCTCGGTATCAGTGTTCCCAGAGAAAAGGTTTGGGGGATATTAAAGCCTTTAAGAGACATG TCCGGGATGATGATTGTGCCCGTGCTGGCTAACCTGGGACCGCTAGAGGAGCTGACGTTTAAGCCAAATCCAGAAGAG GTGGAAGAGGTCTTCACCTTGTCTTTGTCGCACCTCTGCAACCCCCAGAACCGCGGCTACACACACTTCCGCACAGGTGACAAGTATGGATACACGCTCCCCGTGTTTCGTAACGGGAAGCATCGAGTGTGGGGTCTGACCGCCGTCGCCTTGGACCACACCCTAAAACTCATCGTACCATGA
- the nudt8 gene encoding nucleoside diphosphate-linked moiety X motif 8 isoform X2, producing MFRNPQVQTWTCSIRSLLLREPPLFSEQAAYRHSGASQVEDRRENGGRRTDDAGSSSSNQTSHSSTRLPSFSSSETLTSKATLSPQKHNHSVSFFWECFIRRTFFQQFLNLSHLLLSWIHHADFHISPVRPRHRRDTAFSSSMHTRWILGQLQSKAVGHSFHQSRAAHHAAPRVAHTWRDCLSAENENRCRQNLQPNWDLYDSSKAAKGQRQETSPNRWASVLVALCCIGEEPSVLFTLRSCTLKGRHKGDVSFAGGKSDPSDKDVVATALREAREELGISVPREKSGMMIVPVLANLGPLEELTFKPNPEEVEEVFTLSLSHLCNPQNRGYTHFRTGDKYGYTLPVFRNGKHRVWGLTAVALDHTLKLIVP from the exons atgTTTCGAAATCCTCAAGTCCAGACCTGGACATGCTCCATCAGATCTCTGCTGCTGAGAGAGCCCCCGCTTTTCTCTGAGCAAGCTGCTTATAGGCATTCTGGAGCGAGTCAAGTGGAGGACAGGAGAGAAAACGGAGGAAGAAGAACAGATGATGCTGGGTCATCTTCATCCAACCAGACTTCACACTCCTCAACCCGGTTGCCTTCATTTAGTTCCTCTGAAACCCTCACTTCCAAAGCGACGTTAAGTCCTCAAAAACACAATCATAGTGTGAGTTTTTTCTGGGAATGTTTCATCAGAAGGACTTTCTTCCAACAGTTTTTGAACCTCAGCCACCTTTTACTTAGTTGGATTCATCACGCTGACTTTCATATTTCACCAGTCCGTCCACGTCACAGACGGGACACTGCCTTCAGTTCATCTATGCACACACGGTGGATTCTAGGCCAGCTCCAAAGCAAAGCAGTGGGTCATAGTTTTCACCAAAGCAGAGCTGCACACCATGCTGCCCCCCGTGTGGCACACACCTGGAGAGactgtctgtctgcagagaatGAGAACCGCTGTCGGCAGAACCTGCAGCCCAACTGGGATCTGTACGACTCCAGCAAGGCGGCGAAAGGGCAGAGACAGGAGACGAGCCCCAATAGATGGGCCTCCGTCCTGGTGGCTCTGTGCTGCATCGGGGAGGAGCCGTCTGTTCTCTTCACTCTGCGCTCCTGCACGTTGAAGGGCAGACACAAAGGAGATGTCAG ttttgctgGAGGAAAAAGCGACCCGTCAGACAAAGACGTGGTGGCCACAGCACTCCGGGAAGCCCGGGAGGAGCTCGGTATCAGTGTTCCCAGAGAAAAG TCCGGGATGATGATTGTGCCCGTGCTGGCTAACCTGGGACCGCTAGAGGAGCTGACGTTTAAGCCAAATCCAGAAGAG GTGGAAGAGGTCTTCACCTTGTCTTTGTCGCACCTCTGCAACCCCCAGAACCGCGGCTACACACACTTCCGCACAGGTGACAAGTATGGATACACGCTCCCCGTGTTTCGTAACGGGAAGCATCGAGTGTGGGGTCTGACCGCCGTCGCCTTGGACCACACCCTAAAACTCATCGTACCATGA